One segment of Bacteroides caecimuris DNA contains the following:
- the rhaB gene encoding rhamnulokinase, whose product MKQNFFAVDLGATSGRTILATFTEGGLNLEEINRFPNHLIEVGGHFYWDIYALYRHIIDGLKQVAHRGESIASIGIDTWGVDFVCIGKDGNLLRQPYAYRDPHTAGAPEALFARIPRSEVYAKTGIQIMNFNSLFQLDTLRRNRDSALEAADKILFMPDALSYMLTGEMVTEYTIASTAQLVNARTRRLEPELLKAVGLSEKNFGRFVFPGEKVGVLTEEAQKITGLGAIPVIAVAGHDTGSAVAAVPALDRNFAYLSSGTWSLMGVETDAPVINAETEALNFTNEGGVEGTIRLLKNICGMWLLERCRLNWGDTSYPELISEADACEPFRSLINPDDDCFANPADMEKAIAEYCRATAQAVPEKRGQVVRCIFESLALRYRQVLENLRSLSPRPIETLHVIGGGSRNDLLNQFTANATGIPVVAGPSEATAIGNVMIQAMAAGEATDVAGMRQLINRSIPLKTYRPQDTEAWDAAYIHFKNCVR is encoded by the coding sequence ATGAAACAAAACTTTTTTGCAGTCGACCTGGGCGCAACAAGCGGCCGTACAATCTTAGCAACCTTCACCGAAGGCGGACTAAACCTCGAAGAGATTAACCGTTTTCCCAACCACCTGATTGAAGTGGGCGGACATTTCTACTGGGATATCTATGCATTATACCGTCACATCATCGACGGATTGAAGCAGGTGGCTCATCGTGGCGAATCCATAGCTTCTATCGGAATTGATACGTGGGGAGTGGATTTTGTATGCATCGGAAAAGACGGAAACCTCCTCCGTCAGCCCTACGCCTATCGTGACCCCCATACGGCGGGTGCACCCGAAGCCCTTTTCGCCCGCATCCCGCGTAGCGAAGTATATGCCAAAACGGGCATTCAGATTATGAATTTTAATTCACTTTTCCAACTGGATACGTTACGCCGCAACCGCGACAGCGCACTGGAGGCGGCAGATAAAATACTGTTCATGCCCGATGCATTAAGCTATATGCTGACCGGAGAGATGGTGACGGAATACACAATCGCCTCGACAGCACAGCTCGTAAACGCCCGGACACGTCGGCTGGAACCGGAACTGCTGAAAGCAGTCGGCCTGAGCGAAAAGAATTTCGGACGCTTTGTGTTCCCCGGCGAAAAGGTGGGAGTATTGACGGAAGAAGCGCAAAAGATAACCGGACTGGGGGCAATCCCCGTCATTGCCGTAGCCGGACATGACACCGGTTCGGCCGTGGCTGCCGTTCCGGCACTCGATCGTAACTTTGCCTATTTGAGCAGCGGGACCTGGTCGTTGATGGGAGTTGAAACGGATGCTCCGGTGATTAATGCCGAAACGGAAGCGTTGAACTTCACCAACGAAGGCGGTGTGGAAGGCACCATCCGCCTGTTGAAGAATATCTGCGGAATGTGGCTGCTGGAACGTTGCCGCCTGAATTGGGGAGATACAAGCTACCCCGAATTAATCAGCGAGGCGGATGCTTGCGAGCCGTTCCGTAGCCTGATTAATCCGGACGACGATTGTTTCGCCAATCCTGCGGATATGGAAAAAGCCATTGCCGAATATTGCCGGGCTACCGCACAGGCAGTACCCGAGAAACGCGGACAAGTGGTGCGTTGCATCTTTGAAAGTTTGGCTTTGCGTTATCGCCAGGTGTTGGAGAACTTACGTTCGCTTTCTCCTCGTCCGATTGAGACCCTACACGTGATTGGCGGCGGCAGCCGTAATGACTTGCTGAATCAGTTTACAGCCAATGCGACAGGAATCCCCGTAGTCGCCGGCCCGTCCGAAGCTACCGCTATCGGCAATGTGATGATTCAGGCGATGGCGGCAGGCGAAGCGACGGACGTTGCCGGCATGCGACAGCTGATCAACCGCTCCATCCCCTTGAAAACCTACCGGCCGCAAGATACGGAAGCCTGGGACGCGGCTTATATCCATTTCAAGAATTGCGTCCGATAA
- a CDS encoding helix-turn-helix domain-containing protein, giving the protein MNDQIKQIAERLRGLRDVLELTSEDIARESDISAEEYRRAETGEYDISVSMLQKIARTYNVSLDTLMFGEEPKMSSYFVTRAGKGVSIERTKAYKYQSLASGFMNRTADPFIVTVEPKGDDEPIHYNQHTGQEFNLVIEGRMLINIEGKEIILNQGDSIYFNSKLPHGMKALDGKTLRFLAVIM; this is encoded by the coding sequence ATGAATGACCAAATTAAACAAATCGCAGAACGCCTCCGCGGATTGCGTGATGTACTGGAACTGACTTCTGAGGACATTGCCCGCGAAAGCGACATCTCTGCTGAAGAATACCGCCGTGCAGAGACCGGAGAATATGACATTTCCGTCAGTATGCTGCAAAAAATAGCGCGCACCTACAATGTCTCACTCGACACGCTGATGTTCGGCGAAGAACCTAAGATGAGCAGTTATTTCGTGACCCGTGCCGGCAAAGGCGTCAGCATCGAACGTACGAAAGCCTACAAATACCAGTCACTGGCATCGGGCTTCATGAACCGCACCGCCGACCCGTTCATCGTTACCGTCGAACCGAAAGGGGACGACGAACCTATCCACTACAACCAACACACCGGACAAGAGTTCAACCTGGTCATCGAAGGCAGGATGCTTATCAACATCGAAGGCAAAGAAATCATCCTCAACCAAGGCGACAGCATCTATTTCAATTCCAAACTTCCACATGGCATGAAAGCGCTCGATGGCAAGACATTACGTTTTCTGGCAGTAATTATGTAA
- a CDS encoding argininosuccinate synthase, whose translation MEEKKKKVVVAFSGGLDTSFTVMYLAKEKGYEVYAACANTGGFSQEQLKTNEENAYKLGAAEYVTLDVTREYYEKSLKYMVFGNVLRNGTYPISVSSERIFQALAIARYANEIGADAIAHGSTGAGNDQIRFDMTFLVLAPNVEIITLTRDMALSRQEEIDYLNKHGFSADFTKLKYSYNVGLWGTSICGGEILDSAQGLPETAYLKHVEKEGSEQLRLTFEKGELKAVNDEKFDDPIKAIQKVEEIGAAYGIGRDMHVGDTIIGIKGRVGFEAAAPMLIIGAHRFLEKYTLSKWQQYWKDQVANWYGMFLHESQYLEPVMRDIEAMLQESQRNVNGTAILELRPLSFSTVGVESEDDLVKTKFGEYGEMQKGWTAEDAKGFIKVTSTPLRVYYNNHKDEEI comes from the coding sequence ATGGAAGAAAAGAAGAAAAAAGTAGTGGTGGCATTCAGCGGCGGACTGGACACATCGTTCACCGTCATGTACCTCGCCAAAGAAAAAGGCTACGAAGTATATGCAGCTTGTGCCAATACGGGCGGATTCAGCCAAGAACAACTGAAAACAAACGAAGAGAACGCCTACAAACTGGGAGCAGCGGAATACGTGACGCTGGACGTCACCCGCGAATACTACGAGAAGAGCCTGAAATACATGGTTTTCGGAAATGTGTTGCGCAACGGCACTTACCCTATTTCAGTCAGCTCCGAACGCATCTTCCAGGCACTGGCCATCGCACGCTATGCCAACGAAATCGGTGCGGACGCCATCGCACACGGCTCCACCGGAGCAGGCAACGACCAGATCCGTTTCGACATGACCTTCCTCGTGTTGGCCCCCAATGTGGAAATCATCACACTGACCCGCGACATGGCATTGAGCCGCCAGGAAGAAATTGATTACCTGAACAAACATGGTTTCAGCGCCGACTTCACCAAACTGAAATACTCGTACAACGTAGGTCTGTGGGGGACGTCCATCTGCGGCGGCGAAATCCTCGACTCCGCACAAGGACTGCCCGAAACCGCCTACCTCAAACACGTCGAAAAAGAAGGCAGCGAACAGCTCCGCCTCACCTTCGAGAAAGGCGAACTGAAAGCCGTCAACGACGAGAAGTTTGACGACCCGATTAAAGCCATCCAGAAAGTGGAAGAAATCGGTGCGGCCTACGGCATCGGCCGTGACATGCATGTGGGTGATACCATTATCGGCATCAAAGGCCGTGTAGGATTCGAAGCAGCCGCCCCGATGCTGATTATCGGCGCCCATCGCTTCCTCGAGAAATATACACTGAGCAAATGGCAGCAATACTGGAAAGACCAGGTGGCCAACTGGTACGGTATGTTCCTCCACGAAAGCCAATACCTCGAACCGGTGATGCGTGACATCGAAGCCATGTTGCAGGAAAGCCAGCGCAACGTGAACGGTACGGCTATCCTCGAGCTCCGCCCGCTCTCCTTCTCTACCGTAGGCGTGGAATCGGAAGACGACCTGGTGAAAACCAAATTCGGAGAATACGGCGAAATGCAGAAAGGCTGGACGGCCGAAGACGCCAAAGGATTTATCAAAGTGACCTCTACCCCGCTACGCGTTTACTATAACAACCACAAAGACGAAGAGATATGA
- a CDS encoding AMP-binding protein, whose translation MVERFLSQTSFSSQEDFIKNLKINVPENFNFGYDVVDAWAAEQPDKNALLWTNDKGESRQFSFADMKRYTDMTASYFQSLGIGRGDMVMLILKRRYEFWFSIIALHKLGATVIPATHLLTKKDIIYRCNAADIKMIVAAGEGIILQHIKEALPECPTVEKLISVGPEIPEGFEDFHQGIENAAPFVRPRHANTNDDISLMYFTSGTTGEPKMVAHDFTYPLGHIVTGSFWHNLNENSLHLTIADTGWGKAVWGKLYGQWIAGANIFVYDHEKFTPGDILEKIQNYHVTSLCAPPTIFRFLIHEDLTKFDLSSLKYCTIAGEALNPAVFDTFKKLTGIKLMEGFGQTETTLTIATMPWMEPKPGSMGLPNPQYDVDLIDHEGRSVEAGEQGQIVIRTHKGKPLGLFKEYYRDAERTHEAWHDGIYYTGDVAWKDEDGYLWFVGRADDVIKSSGYRIGPFEVESALMTHPAVVECAITGVPDEIRGQVVKATIVLSKDYKNRAGEELIKELQNHVKKVTAPYKYPRVIEFVEELPKTISGKIRRVEIRQNDKK comes from the coding sequence ATGGTAGAAAGATTTTTATCACAGACCTCTTTCAGCTCACAAGAGGATTTTATCAAAAACTTGAAAATAAACGTTCCGGAGAACTTCAACTTCGGCTATGACGTAGTAGACGCCTGGGCCGCCGAACAACCTGACAAGAACGCTTTGCTTTGGACAAATGACAAAGGCGAGAGCCGCCAATTCTCATTTGCCGACATGAAGCGTTATACGGATATGACCGCCTCTTACTTCCAGAGCCTGGGCATCGGTCGGGGCGACATGGTGATGCTGATTCTGAAACGCCGCTATGAGTTCTGGTTTAGCATTATCGCCCTTCACAAACTGGGGGCAACCGTTATTCCGGCTACTCACCTGCTGACCAAGAAGGATATTATCTATCGTTGCAACGCTGCCGACATCAAAATGATTGTAGCTGCCGGCGAAGGAATCATCCTGCAACATATCAAAGAGGCTCTTCCCGAATGTCCCACGGTTGAAAAGTTAATCAGTGTCGGTCCGGAAATCCCGGAAGGCTTCGAAGATTTCCATCAGGGCATCGAGAATGCCGCCCCGTTCGTACGTCCGCGCCATGCGAACACTAACGACGACATCTCTCTGATGTATTTTACCTCCGGCACCACAGGCGAACCTAAGATGGTGGCACATGACTTTACTTATCCGTTAGGTCATATCGTTACCGGTAGTTTTTGGCACAACCTGAACGAGAACAGTCTGCACCTCACCATTGCCGATACCGGCTGGGGAAAAGCTGTATGGGGAAAACTCTACGGACAGTGGATTGCCGGAGCCAATATCTTCGTCTACGACCACGAGAAGTTTACGCCGGGAGACATTCTTGAAAAGATACAAAACTATCATGTCACCTCTCTCTGTGCGCCTCCTACCATCTTCCGCTTCCTGATTCACGAAGACCTGACAAAGTTCGACTTGTCTTCACTCAAATACTGCACCATTGCCGGAGAAGCATTGAACCCTGCCGTATTTGATACATTCAAGAAACTGACAGGTATCAAACTGATGGAAGGTTTCGGACAGACGGAAACTACCCTGACCATCGCCACCATGCCATGGATGGAACCGAAACCGGGAAGCATGGGGCTGCCGAACCCTCAATACGATGTTGACTTGATTGACCACGAAGGTCGTTCCGTTGAAGCCGGTGAACAGGGGCAAATCGTAATCCGTACCCATAAAGGAAAACCTCTCGGACTTTTCAAAGAGTATTATCGCGATGCGGAACGTACACACGAAGCCTGGCACGACGGCATCTATTATACAGGAGACGTTGCCTGGAAAGACGAAGACGGCTATCTCTGGTTTGTAGGCCGTGCAGACGACGTTATCAAGAGTTCCGGTTACCGCATCGGTCCATTCGAAGTGGAAAGTGCCTTGATGACTCATCCGGCTGTTGTGGAATGTGCCATCACCGGAGTACCCGACGAGATTCGCGGACAGGTGGTAAAAGCTACGATTGTTCTATCCAAAGACTATAAGAATCGCGCCGGAGAAGAACTGATTAAGGAATTGCAGAACCACGTGAAGAAAGTGACCGCTCCTTATAAATATCCGCGTGTGATTGAATTCGTGGAAGAGCTACCAAAGACAATCAGCGGTAAGATACGCCGGGTGGAGATTCGTCAGAATGATAAGAAATAA
- a CDS encoding Rpn family recombination-promoting nuclease/putative transposase, with translation MVTEGIQDKYVNPYTDFGFKLLFGTAMNKELLISFLNALLFREEVIKDVTYLNAEHLGTQEYDCRAVFDVYCENEKGERFLVEMQRGEQQFFKDRSVFYSTFPIREQAKRGEWDYELKAVYVVGILNFSFDNSDVEYFHHEVKLVDLYTHKIFYDKLTFVYLEIPKFNKSEDELESMFDKWLFVLRNLASLLERPRALQNRVFDRLFETAEIAKFTQTELSEYWDSLKNFRDWYSVIFTAEKKGREEGEKKKAIEVARYLKSSGTSIELIIGATGLSKEEIEML, from the coding sequence ATGGTAACGGAAGGAATACAGGATAAATATGTAAATCCATATACCGATTTCGGATTCAAGTTGCTTTTTGGTACAGCAATGAATAAGGAATTGTTGATCAGCTTTTTAAATGCGCTTTTATTCAGGGAAGAGGTCATCAAGGATGTCACTTATCTTAATGCTGAACATCTTGGAACGCAGGAATATGACTGTCGAGCTGTCTTTGATGTCTATTGTGAGAATGAGAAGGGTGAGAGGTTCCTGGTTGAGATGCAGCGTGGCGAGCAGCAGTTCTTTAAGGACCGCAGTGTCTTTTATTCCACTTTCCCTATTCGTGAACAGGCCAAACGTGGGGAATGGGATTATGAGTTGAAGGCTGTCTACGTGGTGGGTATCCTGAATTTCTCCTTTGACAATTCTGATGTGGAGTATTTCCATCATGAGGTGAAGCTTGTAGACCTTTATACTCATAAGATATTCTATGACAAGCTCACCTTTGTTTATCTTGAAATTCCGAAATTCAACAAGAGTGAGGATGAGTTGGAGAGCATGTTTGACAAGTGGCTGTTTGTCTTGCGTAATCTTGCCTCTCTGCTTGAACGTCCTAGAGCATTGCAGAACAGAGTTTTTGACCGCCTTTTTGAAACAGCGGAGATAGCAAAGTTTACCCAGACTGAACTGAGTGAGTATTGGGACAGTTTGAAAAATTTCCGCGACTGGTATAGTGTTATATTTACGGCAGAAAAGAAAGGAAGGGAAGAAGGAGAGAAAAAGAAAGCCATAGAAGTAGCCCGTTATTTAAAGTCTTCAGGAACTTCAATAGAATTAATTATCGGAGCAACCGGCTTATCTAAAGAGGAAATAGAAATGTTATAG
- a CDS encoding arginine repressor, whose product MKKKANRLDAIKMIISSKEVGSQEELLQELNREGFELTQATLSRDLKQLKVAKAAGMYGKYVYVLPNNIMYKRSTDQSAGEMLRNNGFISLQFSGNIAVIRTRPGYASSMAYDIDNHEFGEILGTIAGDDTIMLVLREGTGISKIRQLLSVIIPNIE is encoded by the coding sequence ATGAAGAAGAAAGCAAATCGGTTGGACGCCATCAAAATGATAATCTCAAGCAAGGAAGTCGGTTCGCAGGAAGAACTGCTGCAAGAGCTGAACCGCGAAGGCTTCGAACTGACGCAGGCCACCCTCTCGCGCGACTTGAAACAACTGAAAGTAGCCAAAGCCGCCGGTATGTACGGAAAGTACGTATACGTACTGCCGAACAACATCATGTATAAACGCTCTACCGACCAGAGTGCCGGCGAAATGTTACGCAACAACGGATTCATCTCCCTACAGTTTTCCGGCAACATTGCCGTCATCCGCACCCGCCCCGGCTATGCCAGCAGCATGGCGTATGACATCGACAACCACGAATTCGGCGAAATCCTGGGAACCATTGCCGGCGACGATACCATCATGCTGGTGCTGCGCGAAGGAACCGGCATCAGCAAAATACGCCAGCTCCTGTCAGTCATCATCCCCAATATCGAATAA
- a CDS encoding aspartate aminotransferase family protein — protein sequence MKLFDVYPLYNINIVKGNGCKVWDENGTEYLDLYGGHAVISIGHAHPHYVEMISNQVANLGFYSNSVINKLQQQVAERLGKISGYEDYTLFLINSGAEANENALKLASFYNGRTKVVSFNKAFHGRTSLAVEATNNPSIIAPINNNGHVTYLPLNDVEAMKQELSEGDTCAVIIEGIQGVGGIKIPTTEFMQELRKVCSETGTILILDEIQSGYGRSGKFFAHQYNDIRPDIITVAKGIGNGFPMAGVLISPMFKPVYGQLGTTFGGNHLACSAALAVMDVIEQENLVENAAKVGNYLLEELKKFPQIKEVRGRGLMIGLEFEEPIKELRSRLIYDEHVFTGASGTNVLRLLPPLCLSMEEADEFLARFKKAL from the coding sequence ATGAAATTATTCGACGTATATCCTTTATATAACATCAACATTGTCAAGGGCAACGGTTGCAAAGTATGGGATGAGAACGGAACGGAATATCTGGACCTCTACGGAGGTCATGCCGTTATCTCTATCGGACATGCACACCCTCACTATGTAGAGATGATTAGCAACCAGGTAGCCAATCTTGGTTTCTACTCAAACTCGGTCATCAACAAGCTGCAACAACAGGTAGCCGAACGGCTGGGAAAGATTTCCGGCTACGAAGACTACACCCTGTTCCTGATTAACAGTGGAGCCGAAGCGAACGAAAACGCCTTGAAGCTGGCCTCTTTCTATAACGGACGTACCAAAGTGGTTTCCTTCAATAAGGCATTCCACGGACGGACGTCTCTGGCGGTAGAAGCGACCAATAATCCTTCCATCATCGCCCCTATCAACAATAACGGTCATGTCACCTATCTCCCGCTCAACGACGTGGAAGCGATGAAGCAGGAATTGTCTGAAGGAGACACATGCGCCGTTATCATTGAAGGAATACAAGGGGTAGGCGGCATCAAGATACCGACCACCGAATTTATGCAGGAGCTCCGCAAAGTTTGCAGCGAGACGGGCACTATCCTGATTCTCGACGAGATTCAGAGCGGATACGGACGTAGCGGCAAATTCTTCGCCCACCAGTACAATGACATCAGACCGGACATTATCACCGTAGCCAAAGGCATCGGCAACGGTTTCCCGATGGCGGGCGTTCTTATCAGTCCGATGTTCAAGCCTGTGTACGGACAGCTAGGAACCACTTTCGGCGGAAACCATCTGGCATGCTCGGCAGCCCTCGCCGTAATGGACGTTATCGAACAGGAAAACCTGGTAGAAAACGCAGCGAAAGTGGGCAACTACTTGCTGGAAGAGTTGAAGAAATTCCCGCAAATCAAAGAAGTGCGCGGACGCGGGCTTATGATTGGACTCGAATTCGAAGAACCCATCAAGGAATTGCGCAGCCGTCTCATCTATGACGAACACGTGTTCACGGGAGCAAGCGGCACGAACGTACTGCGTCTTCTGCCGCCCCTCTGCCTCAGCATGGAAGAAGCAGACGAGTTCCTCGCACGGTTCAAGAAAGCACTTTAA
- the argC gene encoding N-acetyl-gamma-glutamyl-phosphate reductase translates to MIKAGIIGGAGYTAGELIRLLLNHPETEIVFINSSSNAGNRITDVHEGLYGETDLRFTDQLPLDEIDVLFFCTAHGDTKKFMESHHIPEELKIIDLSMDYRIKSDDHDFIYGLPELNRRATCTAKHVANPGCFATCIQLGLLPLAKNLMLTDDVMVNAITGSTGAGVKPGATSHFSWRNNNMSVYKAFEHQHVPEIKQSLKQLQNSFDAEIDFIPYRGDFARGIFATMVVRTKVALEEIVRMYEEYYAKDSFVHIVEKNIDLKQVVNTNKCLIHLEKHGEKLLIISCIDNLLKGASGQAVHNMNLMFNLEETVGLRLKPSAF, encoded by the coding sequence ATGATTAAAGCAGGAATCATCGGCGGCGCAGGATATACGGCAGGCGAACTAATCCGTCTGCTGCTCAACCATCCGGAGACTGAAATCGTATTTATCAACAGCAGCAGCAATGCCGGAAACAGAATCACCGACGTACACGAAGGCTTGTACGGAGAAACAGACTTGAGATTCACCGACCAGTTGCCTCTGGACGAAATCGACGTCCTCTTTTTCTGCACCGCCCACGGCGATACGAAGAAATTCATGGAAAGCCACCACATACCGGAAGAACTGAAGATTATCGACCTCTCCATGGACTACCGCATCAAGAGCGACGACCACGACTTCATCTACGGCCTGCCGGAACTGAACCGCCGCGCCACCTGTACGGCAAAGCACGTAGCCAACCCCGGCTGTTTTGCCACCTGCATCCAGCTCGGCCTGCTCCCGCTTGCCAAGAACCTGATGCTGACGGACGATGTAATGGTAAACGCCATCACAGGAAGCACGGGAGCCGGAGTGAAACCGGGTGCCACCAGTCATTTCAGTTGGAGAAACAACAACATGAGTGTGTACAAAGCATTCGAGCACCAGCACGTGCCGGAAATCAAGCAATCGCTGAAACAGCTGCAAAACAGCTTCGATGCGGAGATAGACTTCATCCCATACCGTGGCGATTTCGCCCGCGGTATCTTTGCCACGATGGTAGTCAGAACCAAAGTAGCGCTGGAAGAAATCGTCCGCATGTATGAGGAATATTATGCAAAAGACTCCTTTGTACACATCGTAGAGAAGAATATTGACTTGAAACAAGTCGTTAATACTAATAAGTGCCTGATACATCTGGAGAAACACGGTGAGAAGCTATTGATTATCTCCTGTATCGACAACTTGCTGAAAGGCGCCAGCGGACAGGCGGTTCATAACATGAACCTGATGTTCAATCTGGAAGAAACGGTGGGACTGCGGCTGAAGCCTTCAGCCTTTTAA
- the proC gene encoding pyrroline-5-carboxylate reductase — translation MKIAIIGAGNMGGSIARGLAKGSLIDDADIIVSNPSAGKLEKLKMEFPGISITNNNAEAATGADIVILAVKPWFIEPVMRELKLKSKQILISVAAGISFEELAHYVVAPEMPMFRLIPNTAISELESMTLVAARNTNDEQDKFILRLFSEMGTVMLIPEDKIAAATALASCGIAYVLKYVQAAMQAGIEMGIRPKDAMTMVAQSLKGAAALILNNDTHPSVEIDKVTTPGGITIKGINELEHNGFTSAVIQAMKASK, via the coding sequence ATGAAAATAGCTATCATCGGTGCAGGAAACATGGGCGGTTCCATCGCTCGCGGCCTGGCAAAAGGAAGCCTGATAGACGATGCGGATATCATCGTGTCCAATCCGAGTGCCGGAAAACTAGAGAAACTGAAAATGGAATTTCCGGGTATCTCTATCACCAACAATAACGCGGAAGCTGCCACAGGTGCAGATATTGTCATCCTTGCTGTCAAACCATGGTTTATAGAACCGGTGATGCGCGAATTGAAACTGAAAAGCAAACAGATACTCATCTCCGTAGCTGCCGGTATCAGTTTCGAGGAACTGGCGCATTACGTCGTAGCACCGGAAATGCCGATGTTCCGCCTTATCCCCAACACCGCTATCAGCGAACTGGAAAGCATGACACTTGTTGCCGCCCGCAATACGAACGATGAACAAGACAAATTCATCCTCCGGTTGTTCAGCGAGATGGGAACCGTGATGCTTATTCCCGAAGATAAGATAGCGGCAGCCACTGCACTGGCCTCCTGCGGCATTGCTTACGTATTGAAATACGTTCAGGCAGCCATGCAAGCCGGCATCGAAATGGGAATCCGTCCGAAGGATGCGATGACCATGGTAGCACAGTCACTGAAAGGAGCAGCCGCACTGATTCTAAACAACGACACCCACCCCAGTGTGGAAATAGACAAAGTAACCACTCCGGGAGGAATCACCATCAAAGGAATCAATGAACTGGAACACAACGGATTCACCTCCGCCGTTATCCAAGCCATGAAAGCCTCCAAATAA
- a CDS encoding GNAT family N-acetyltransferase: MDTQPIDVMVADASHEVYVDTILETIRNAAAVRGTGIAERTHEYVATKMKEGKAIIALCGDTFAGFTYIESWGNKQYVATSGLIVHPDFRGLGLAKRIKQASFQLARLRWPKAKIFSLTSGAAVMKMNTELGYVPVTFNELTDDEAFWKGCEGCINHDILVAKNRKFCICTAMLYDPAEPRNIKKEQERNNI; this comes from the coding sequence ATGGACACTCAACCAATAGATGTTATGGTAGCCGACGCCTCGCATGAGGTTTACGTTGACACTATTTTGGAAACTATCAGAAATGCTGCCGCCGTACGAGGAACAGGAATCGCAGAACGTACACACGAATACGTAGCGACAAAGATGAAAGAAGGCAAAGCAATCATCGCCCTTTGCGGCGACACGTTTGCCGGATTCACCTATATCGAATCATGGGGAAACAAGCAATATGTAGCCACTTCCGGCCTGATTGTTCATCCCGACTTCCGCGGATTGGGACTGGCAAAACGCATCAAACAGGCTTCTTTCCAACTGGCACGGCTCCGATGGCCGAAAGCGAAAATATTCAGCCTCACCTCCGGAGCAGCCGTGATGAAGATGAATACGGAACTGGGATACGTACCCGTCACCTTCAACGAACTGACGGACGACGAAGCCTTCTGGAAAGGGTGCGAAGGATGCATCAACCATGACATCCTGGTGGCGAAAAACCGCAAGTTCTGCATCTGCACAGCCATGCTATACGACCCGGCAGAACCGAGGAACATCAAAAAGGAACAAGAAAGAAATAACATCTAA